The following coding sequences lie in one Halorarum halophilum genomic window:
- a CDS encoding hybrid sensor histidine kinase/response regulator produces the protein MSKSPGTRIHVLYVDPACSNRRLELRTQEEVEFTVTTAMTLTDGRHQFDERAIDCVVSEYDLPDGTGIELLEAIRATDPALPFFLFTDSGSEAIASDALVAGVTGYLQKDRDADQLASLSTQITRAVARGRTSGRSNGTDRSRAVQRLHSTTRAVMQAETAVEVADRTVDAVRDILAMPANAVHLYDERDGGLRPIAWTESVEDLIGDVPTFYQGDSLAWQVYETGEPRIYNSHSAVTGRFNPDTVVRSEIILPLGADGVLLIGSPDSNAFDETDVSLAQTLAANVTTALARIEREQELREERSFIDQALNTLTDVFFVIGTEGEILRWNDRAREAFGYSDAELAVMDVADAFSEREYERVATAIEEALTTGAAVVEADVQTAAGDAISYEFTGARLTDTEGDLVGLVGVGRDITARKRRERELERQNERLEEFAGIVSHDLRNPLNVAQGRLGLLEAERDGEHLDSIRRAHDRMEALIDDILTVARTGETAENLVPVALADVVDSCWETVATGDATLVIDTTLTIRAETGQLKQLLENLFRNAIEHGGSTVTVTVGDMADGFYVEDDGAGIPAGEREHVFDIGYSLSPGGTGIGLRIIDQVATAHGWTVSVTDGMTGGARFEITGITTKPTAT, from the coding sequence ATGAGTAAGTCGCCGGGGACCCGGATTCACGTCCTGTACGTGGACCCCGCGTGTTCGAATCGCCGACTGGAACTACGGACCCAGGAGGAGGTGGAGTTCACAGTTACGACGGCGATGACCCTTACCGATGGCCGCCACCAGTTCGACGAGCGGGCGATCGACTGCGTGGTCAGCGAGTACGACCTGCCGGACGGGACCGGCATCGAACTGCTCGAAGCCATCCGGGCGACCGATCCAGCACTCCCGTTTTTCCTGTTTACGGACAGCGGGAGCGAGGCAATCGCCAGTGACGCTCTCGTCGCGGGAGTGACCGGGTATCTCCAGAAGGATCGTGACGCGGACCAGCTCGCGAGCCTGTCGACCCAGATCACCCGCGCCGTCGCCCGGGGTCGAACCAGCGGGCGGTCGAACGGGACGGATCGATCGCGAGCCGTCCAGCGCCTTCACAGCACCACCCGCGCGGTCATGCAGGCGGAGACCGCTGTCGAGGTCGCCGACCGCACGGTCGACGCGGTTCGGGACATCCTGGCCATGCCGGCCAACGCGGTCCATCTCTACGACGAGCGTGACGGCGGCCTCCGACCGATCGCGTGGACCGAGTCCGTCGAGGACCTCATCGGTGACGTGCCGACGTTCTATCAGGGGGACAGTCTCGCCTGGCAAGTCTACGAGACGGGCGAGCCTCGGATCTACAATTCGCACTCGGCAGTCACCGGGCGCTTCAACCCGGACACGGTCGTTCGCAGCGAGATCATCCTTCCGCTGGGTGCCGACGGCGTGCTCCTCATCGGGTCACCCGACTCGAACGCGTTCGATGAGACGGACGTCTCGCTCGCACAGACGCTCGCGGCGAACGTCACGACGGCGCTTGCACGCATCGAGCGCGAACAGGAACTCCGAGAGGAGCGGTCGTTCATCGACCAGGCGCTCAACACGCTCACGGACGTGTTCTTCGTCATCGGCACGGAGGGGGAGATCCTTCGGTGGAACGACCGTGCCCGGGAGGCCTTCGGCTATTCGGACGCGGAGCTCGCCGTCATGGACGTCGCGGACGCCTTCTCCGAGCGCGAATACGAACGTGTCGCCACAGCGATCGAAGAGGCCCTCACGACCGGGGCTGCGGTCGTGGAAGCCGACGTTCAAACTGCCGCAGGGGACGCCATCTCCTACGAGTTCACCGGGGCGCGCCTCACGGACACTGAGGGCGACCTCGTTGGGCTCGTCGGGGTCGGTCGTGATATCACAGCACGGAAGCGACGGGAACGGGAGCTCGAGCGCCAGAACGAGCGCCTCGAGGAGTTCGCCGGGATCGTCAGCCACGACCTACGAAACCCCCTGAACGTTGCCCAAGGGCGGCTTGGCCTGCTCGAAGCAGAGCGTGACGGTGAGCATCTCGACAGCATCCGGAGGGCGCACGACCGGATGGAAGCGTTGATCGATGACATCCTGACGGTCGCCCGAACCGGGGAGACGGCAGAGAATCTCGTGCCCGTCGCGCTCGCGGACGTAGTCGACAGCTGCTGGGAGACCGTCGCGACGGGTGATGCGACGCTCGTCATCGACACGACCCTGACGATTCGCGCCGAGACGGGACAGCTGAAACAGCTGCTGGAGAACCTCTTCCGGAACGCGATCGAACATGGGGGGTCGACGGTCACGGTGACGGTCGGCGACATGGCTGACGGGTTCTACGTCGAGGACGACGGAGCAGGGATTCCCGCTGGCGAACGTGAACACGTGTTCGACATCGGATACTCCCTATCCCCGGGCGGGACGGGAATCGGACTGCGGATCATCGATCAAGTGGCGACCGCACACGGGTGGACAGTCAGTGTCACGGACGGGATGACAGGGGGCGCGCGATTCGAGATTACCGGAATCACAACCAAGCCAACTGCGACATAG